Within the Microbacterium terricola genome, the region TCGCCGCATCCGGTCGGTACATCCCCGAGTTCCTCAGCCTGAAGAACGCGCTGGACAACTCGCGCCTCAACCAGACCCTGAACACCCCTGCCCTGTCGACGCTGTTCCTGCTCGACAAGCAGCTCGAGTGGATCACCGCGAACGGCGGCCTGCAGTGGGCGGACGGGCGCACCCGCGAGTCGTCGAGCGCGCTGTACGCGTGGGCGGAGGCCTCGTCGTTCGCCACCCCGTTCGTCGCCGACCCGGCCGATCGCTCCCCCGTCGTCGTCACGATCGACTTCGACGAGAGCGTGGATGCTGCGGCCGTCGCCAAGAGCCTGCGCTCCAACGGCATCGTCGACACCGAGCCCTACCGCAAGCTCGGCCGCAACCAGCTGCGCATCGCGACGTTCGTGTCGGTCGAGCCGGACGACGTGCGCCAGCTGATCCGCTGCATCGACTACACCGTGGACGGCCTCCGCGGCTGACGCCCCGCGCCCCGCGCCTCGGTGGCGGAGCGTCAGGCCAGGGGTGCCGGCTGCGGATGCAGCACGGCGGAGACGATCGCCTCGATCGCGAACTCGGTGCTGCGCGCGAGGTCCACGGCGTCCTGCTGCAGCAGCCACTGCACCTGCAGGCCGTCCATCGCGGCCAGGATCGCGGCGGCCGCATCCGCGACCTTCTGCGGCTCCGCGACGCCCGCCTCGTCGCACATGCTGCGGAAGGCGCGCTCGATCTCGCCGCGCAGCGTCTCGTAGCGACTGCGGAAGAACTCCCGGGCCGGGTGATCGTCGGTGACCGACTCGGCCGACAGCACGACGAACGACTGCACGATGCCCGCGCGCTCGGCGTTCTTCGTCGCCGTGCGGATCAGGTGACGGAAGAGCTCGGCGCCGCCGGGGATGTGGCGCTCCTCGAGGTCTTCGACATCGGTCTCATCGCGGTAGTCGAGCACCTCGAGGAGGAGCTGATCCTTCGACCCGAAGTGGTGCAGGATTCCGGCGTGGGTCATGCCCACGTGCTCCGCGATCTCGACGAGGGTTCCCCCGGCGTACCCCTTGGCACCGAAGACCTCAGCCGCGACCTTTATGATCTCCTTGCGACGAACGAGCGTCTCCGGGCGCGACCGCGTCTGCCTGCGCGAATCCACCATGTCGATCCCTCCCGTCCGCGTGCGGATCAGAGTCTACGCAGACGCGTCTTCGCACTGCGGCACCATGCTGTTGCAAACTTACTTACTTGATTGTAAGTTGATTCCGCAATCACACTCGGCGCCGAGTGATCCTTCCAGGACCGGTCGTCGCCGCACGTCCACTACGAAGGAGAAGCAATGAGGCTCAGAACCTCCCTCGCTGTCGTCGGCATCGCGACGGCACTGGTGCTCACCGGCTGCGCCGGCGCCGGCACCGACGACAACACCAGCAACGAAGGCACCGGGCAGGGAACCGTCGCGCTCACGATCGCGAAGCCGGACGGCGCCATCAGCACCGAGTCGAACAACCCGTACCTGGGTGACTCGTCGGCCGCCAAGTACGGCTACGGCAAGGTCATCTTCGAGTCGCTCGCCCTCGTCAACCCGACCGGCGACCTCGGCACCACGCCGTGGCTGGCCGAGTCCGTGACCTGGAACGACGACTACACGCAGCTCACGGCCAAGGCCCGCAGCGGCGTGAAGTGGAGCGACGGCGAGGACTTCACGGCTGAGGACATCGCGTTCTCGTACAAGCAGGTCCTCGACGGCAAGCTCAACGACACCAACGCGCTGGACCTCAAGGCGGTCACCGTCGACGGTGACACCGTGACCCTCGACTTCAACAGCTCCAAGTTCACGCAGCAGGCGCGCGTGCTGCACTTCCAGATCGTGCCCGAGCACATCTGGGCGGACATCGCAGACCCGAACACCGACCCCCTCACGGGTGAGGGTCAGGTCGTCGGCACCGGCCCGTACGTCATGGACTCGTGGACGACCGAGTCGGTCACCCTCACCGCGAACCCCGACTACTGGGGCGGCGAGCTGGCGGTTCCCGAGCTGCACTACGTCTCGTACGGCGACAACGCGGCGCTCACCACCGCGCTGGCCACCGGCGAGGCCGACTGGGCTCAGGCGTTCATCCCGCAGATCGAGGACAGCTACCTGTCGGCCGACCCCGACAACCAGTTCCTCGTCTCGCCCACCGCGGGCGCGGGCACGCTGTTCATGAACCTGCAGACCAAGCCGTTCAACGACCCGGCCCTGCGCCAGGCGCTGGCATGGACGATCGACCGTCAGGCCTACGTCGACATCGCCCGCGAGGGCGCGAGCGAGGCGGTCTGGAGCGTGACCGGTCTCGGCAGCCTGCTCGAGGACGAGATCGCCCCCGAGTACGCCGGCCAGGACTACTCGGTCGACGTCGACAAGGCCAAGGCCGTCCTCACGGACGCCGGCTACACCTGGAAGGACGAGGCTCTGATCGACCCGGACGGCGAGGCCGTCACGTTCTCGATCTCGGTCCCCGCCGGCTGGAGCGACTGGAACACCGAGCAGGCGCTCATTGCCGAAGAGCTCAAGGAAGGCCTCGGCATCGAGGTCAAGGTCGACCAGCCTGACTGGGGCGGCTGGGACGCCGCTCGCCAGGAGGGCACCTTCCAGGCGATCATCCACTGGCTCGAGGACACGGGCAACGCCTACGGCCTCTACACCTCCACGATGGACCCGAAGTGGATCGTCGACGACAAGGCGGCCTTCAACTTCGGCCGCTACGACGACCCGGCGGTCACCGAGGCGCTGAACACGTACGCGAACGCGTCGTCGGACGAGGACCGCACCGCGGCGCTCGAGGTCATCCAGACCGCGTTCGTCGAGGACGTCCCGGCGATCCCGCTCGGTGCTCACCCGCTCCTGGGCGAGTTCAACACGCGCAACTACGTCGGATGGCCGTCGGAGGACGACCAGTACTCCTCGGCTGACCCGACGCAGCCGGCGATCGTGCAGATCCTGACCAAGCTGCAGCCCGCCGAGTGACGCATCGCAGACGGGGCGGATGCTCAGCATCCGCCCCGTCTGTGCGTCACCCCTCCTGAAAGCGACCACTGATGAGCGATCCCCTGCTCTCCATCAACGACTTCTCGATCGTCTACGACGTCGACCCGCCGGTGCACGCGGTCAAGAACGTCACCCTCGAACTGCAGCGCGGCGAGATCCTCGGTCTCGCCGGCGAGAGCGGATGCGGGAAGACCACCCTCGCCTACGGCGTCCAGCGCCTGCTCCGGCCTCCGGCCGTCATCACGAGCGGCTCGGTCGTCTTCCACGACGCCGGCGGCGAGGACATCGACATCAACAGCCTCGAGCCAGAGGAGATGCGCCGGTTCCGCTGGGACAAGATCTCCATGGTCTTCCAGGGCGCGATGAACTCGCTGAACCCGGTCGCCACCATCGGCTCGCAACTCGATGACGTCTTCGAGGTGCACCGCCCGAACCTCTCGCGCTCCGAGCGCCGCGCCGCCGTCATC harbors:
- a CDS encoding TetR/AcrR family transcriptional regulator, whose product is MVDSRRQTRSRPETLVRRKEIIKVAAEVFGAKGYAGGTLVEIAEHVGMTHAGILHHFGSKDQLLLEVLDYRDETDVEDLEERHIPGGAELFRHLIRTATKNAERAGIVQSFVVLSAESVTDDHPAREFFRSRYETLRGEIERAFRSMCDEAGVAEPQKVADAAAAILAAMDGLQVQWLLQQDAVDLARSTEFAIEAIVSAVLHPQPAPLA
- a CDS encoding ABC transporter substrate-binding protein — translated: MRLRTSLAVVGIATALVLTGCAGAGTDDNTSNEGTGQGTVALTIAKPDGAISTESNNPYLGDSSAAKYGYGKVIFESLALVNPTGDLGTTPWLAESVTWNDDYTQLTAKARSGVKWSDGEDFTAEDIAFSYKQVLDGKLNDTNALDLKAVTVDGDTVTLDFNSSKFTQQARVLHFQIVPEHIWADIADPNTDPLTGEGQVVGTGPYVMDSWTTESVTLTANPDYWGGELAVPELHYVSYGDNAALTTALATGEADWAQAFIPQIEDSYLSADPDNQFLVSPTAGAGTLFMNLQTKPFNDPALRQALAWTIDRQAYVDIAREGASEAVWSVTGLGSLLEDEIAPEYAGQDYSVDVDKAKAVLTDAGYTWKDEALIDPDGEAVTFSISVPAGWSDWNTEQALIAEELKEGLGIEVKVDQPDWGGWDAARQEGTFQAIIHWLEDTGNAYGLYTSTMDPKWIVDDKAAFNFGRYDDPAVTEALNTYANASSDEDRTAALEVIQTAFVEDVPAIPLGAHPLLGEFNTRNYVGWPSEDDQYSSADPTQPAIVQILTKLQPAE
- a CDS encoding ABC transporter ATP-binding protein, with the protein product MSDPLLSINDFSIVYDVDPPVHAVKNVTLELQRGEILGLAGESGCGKTTLAYGVQRLLRPPAVITSGSVVFHDAGGEDIDINSLEPEEMRRFRWDKISMVFQGAMNSLNPVATIGSQLDDVFEVHRPNLSRSERRAAVIELLEIVKVGAQRYRSYPHELSGGMRQRVMIAMALALRPQLMVMDEPTTALDVLVQREILRQISELRHDFGFSVVFITHDLPLLLEISDRIAIMREGEIVELDTAERIWTDPQDEYTRTLLASFPRLTGERGVVRR